A window from Elusimicrobiota bacterium encodes these proteins:
- a CDS encoding caspase family protein, giving the protein VTSVAFSPDGQYALSGSYDKTLKLWDIATGQLVRTFEGHGNSVTSVAFSPDGKYTLSGSYENTLKLWYAAPNYAYAVASELRADYPVPALPGKMEQGRYERKSSFDARVEKTKADYERAVKAYNARLPAGPSAGEFGRAFAAFYGKPRIASTSYAADTGIFTFKVSASGAQDKREYVFELKQPVPNAEAENFEPALKSARPVVYFRLANGAISPSGAKVEVNGKKYDAMPAAETVQAAPEVADLSGLIGTTIRPGQIEISAIATNTDNPKLAAKAAELAKLRKENADKATIAEMEAEISKLKDEGVPTYTSDVDAANFKNAERGEDFALIVGVESYEQKDLPKADYAERDAEAVKQYLLALGLPERNIKLLKGSGATYAKLRSYLESWLPKNVKEDSRVFFYFSGHGAPDAKTGSAYLLPWDGNPEFLETSAYPLKEAYENLGKLKARQVVVALDSCFSGAGGRSVIQKGARPLVVVRNINALPQSLTLLAAASGDEITGGLEEQGHGIFTYHLLKGIYSGIADSSKLCKYFKPKVQDAAARQNRTQTPICKGADVDFLR; this is encoded by the coding sequence TACACGCTGTCGGGAAGCTATGAAAACACTCTAAAGCTCTGGTACGCCGCTCCAAACTACGCTTACGCGGTTGCAAGTGAACTGCGGGCAGACTATCCTGTCCCCGCCCTGCCCGGCAAAATGGAACAAGGCAGGTATGAAAGGAAGAGCTCTTTTGACGCCCGCGTGGAAAAAACGAAGGCTGATTATGAACGCGCCGTTAAGGCTTACAATGCCCGCCTACCGGCAGGCCCGTCAGCCGGCGAATTTGGCCGCGCCTTCGCCGCTTTCTACGGCAAGCCCCGGATAGCCTCAACAAGCTATGCCGCTGATACCGGCATATTTACCTTCAAGGTTTCAGCCAGCGGGGCGCAGGACAAGCGTGAATACGTTTTTGAACTCAAGCAGCCCGTGCCCAACGCCGAAGCCGAGAATTTTGAGCCCGCGCTCAAGTCCGCAAGGCCGGTTGTCTATTTCAGGCTGGCAAACGGGGCCATCTCGCCTTCTGGCGCGAAGGTGGAAGTGAACGGAAAAAAATACGACGCTATGCCCGCCGCCGAAACCGTGCAAGCCGCTCCCGAAGTGGCGGATTTGAGCGGACTTATAGGCACAACCATCAGGCCGGGACAGATTGAAATTTCCGCCATCGCCACCAATACGGACAATCCCAAACTTGCGGCAAAGGCGGCGGAGTTGGCAAAGCTCCGGAAGGAAAATGCGGACAAGGCTACAATAGCCGAGATGGAAGCAGAGATTTCCAAACTAAAAGACGAGGGAGTGCCCACTTATACTTCCGACGTGGACGCGGCCAATTTCAAAAACGCCGAGCGCGGGGAGGATTTTGCGCTGATCGTGGGAGTGGAGTCCTACGAGCAAAAGGATTTGCCAAAGGCCGATTATGCCGAGCGCGACGCCGAGGCTGTGAAGCAATACCTGCTTGCGTTGGGTCTGCCGGAGCGCAACATAAAGCTGCTCAAGGGCTCCGGGGCAACCTATGCCAAGCTAAGGAGCTATCTGGAATCATGGCTGCCTAAAAACGTGAAGGAAGACTCGCGCGTGTTCTTCTATTTTTCCGGCCACGGCGCGCCCGATGCCAAAACAGGCAGCGCGTACCTGTTGCCGTGGGACGGCAATCCCGAATTTCTGGAGACCAGCGCTTATCCGCTGAAGGAAGCTTATGAAAACCTCGGCAAGCTGAAAGCGCGCCAGGTGGTGGTGGCCTTGGACTCTTGTTTTTCAGGCGCAGGCGGGCGCTCAGTAATACAAAAAGGCGCGCGTCCGCTTGTTGTGGTGCGGAATATTAATGCTTTACCACAGAGCCTTACGCTACTTGCCGCCGCCAGCGGCGACGAGATAACCGGCGGACTGGAGGAGCAGGGGCACGGAATATTCACTTATCATCTGTTGAAAGGGATTTATTCCGGTATCGCTGATTCCAGCAAGCTGTGTAAATACTTTAAACCCAAAGTGCAGGACGCCGCCGCCCGCCAAAACCGCACGCAGACGCCTATATGCAAAGGCGCGGATGTGGATTTTCTGCGTTAA
- a CDS encoding fused MFS/spermidine synthase gives MEDHRLTTRAVPGGLAFYIDENLQFDSRDEAVYHEALALPPLLLARRRLKRPLDALILGGGDGLALKRLLGSLCLRSAELVDYDNSVLALARKEFRELNGNALYDPRARVYARDAREHLKSSRGIFDIVLADFTFPEDLAGGSLFTRSFFADARARLSPKGLFAMNAVSPERFPAAFWSIYKTLIAARLYPRPLRVPVPSFRSHGYGDWGMFLASPLPLKDEELKSLRFARSNSWLTGETFRTALRLRAAGIERGLPLSRVIRKPGDMLALITLQEPDPAGGPALADFSDSAAVKELLRGLPGAEKLWWPQLAGEWEWRLKETLKRLDWELFLEELEKNAGSLSDKALAEIRALRENLPDFLEGALPSTDRAWQVFALLMTLLVLVNVAYPDNAYAKGSYYSGGSGGGGDLEITFFMQQTRSPLHNPVFQGDDVLYTLTSAGKLRSVSFVKYRAPGSAYAIGRLVEDRLFFALSDESFVSKNGDLFIAPGPQNFLMKAQPGGFLLLDKTQPEPVFEFYPEDNSLQNARAAIDLNSKAADKALADYSKWLAWASPAAAVSKEIRAEENETRNISDIREALEKARANLQTGAPGPRPEIPPDWFRLAPGLYLAGNGAITLLHSNGGIYSYPFKDVSSSAYTALPENESLEVFIDEMLKLRCAQTAPNDPRKAVFEKLINR, from the coding sequence ATGGAAGATCATAGGCTTACTACGAGGGCAGTTCCGGGCGGGCTCGCCTTCTATATAGACGAGAACCTGCAATTTGACAGCCGCGACGAGGCCGTCTACCACGAGGCCCTGGCGCTGCCGCCTTTGCTTCTGGCGCGCCGGCGGCTGAAGCGTCCCCTGGACGCGCTAATACTCGGCGGAGGCGACGGCCTGGCGCTCAAGCGCCTGCTTGGAAGCCTCTGCCTGCGCTCCGCCGAACTTGTGGACTACGACAACAGCGTGCTGGCGCTCGCGCGCAAAGAGTTCCGGGAATTGAACGGAAACGCGCTTTACGACCCCAGGGCGCGCGTATACGCGCGGGACGCGCGGGAGCACCTGAAATCTTCACGCGGAATTTTCGACATTGTTTTAGCCGATTTCACTTTCCCCGAAGACCTGGCCGGAGGCTCGCTTTTCACCCGCTCCTTCTTCGCGGATGCGCGCGCAAGGCTGTCGCCAAAAGGCCTGTTCGCCATGAACGCGGTTTCTCCTGAGCGGTTCCCGGCCGCTTTCTGGTCCATATACAAAACCCTTATTGCCGCCAGGCTCTATCCAAGGCCGCTGCGCGTTCCCGTTCCCTCCTTCCGCTCCCATGGCTACGGGGACTGGGGAATGTTCCTGGCGTCCCCGCTCCCGCTCAAGGACGAAGAATTAAAATCACTGCGTTTTGCGCGCAGCAATTCCTGGCTTACCGGGGAAACTTTCCGGACGGCGCTGCGCCTGCGCGCGGCCGGTATTGAGCGCGGCCTGCCGCTGAGCAGAGTAATAAGGAAGCCCGGCGACATGCTGGCCCTGATAACCCTGCAGGAGCCCGACCCGGCCGGGGGACCCGCGCTGGCCGACTTTTCCGACTCCGCGGCCGTAAAAGAACTGCTCCGGGGCCTGCCGGGCGCTGAAAAGCTCTGGTGGCCGCAGCTCGCGGGCGAGTGGGAATGGCGCCTTAAGGAAACATTGAAGCGGCTTGACTGGGAGCTTTTCCTTGAGGAACTGGAGAAAAATGCCGGTTCTCTCTCGGATAAAGCGCTTGCGGAAATACGCGCCCTGCGCGAAAACCTGCCCGATTTTCTTGAAGGCGCCCTGCCGAGCACCGACCGCGCCTGGCAGGTATTCGCCCTGCTGATGACGCTGCTGGTTTTAGTTAATGTGGCCTATCCCGACAACGCCTACGCAAAAGGCTCGTATTACAGCGGCGGGTCCGGCGGCGGCGGCGACCTTGAGATAACTTTTTTTATGCAGCAAACCCGTTCACCGCTGCACAATCCCGTATTCCAGGGGGACGATGTCCTGTATACGCTCACCTCCGCCGGTAAGCTCCGCTCGGTGTCTTTCGTAAAGTACAGGGCCCCCGGGTCGGCCTACGCGATAGGCCGGCTGGTGGAGGACCGCCTGTTCTTCGCTCTCTCGGACGAGTCTTTTGTTTCAAAGAACGGCGACCTTTTTATAGCGCCGGGCCCGCAGAACTTCCTTATGAAAGCGCAGCCCGGCGGCTTCCTGTTGCTGGATAAAACCCAGCCCGAGCCTGTGTTCGAGTTTTACCCCGAGGATAACTCCCTGCAAAACGCGCGCGCAGCGATAGACTTGAACAGTAAGGCGGCGGATAAGGCGCTGGCCGACTATTCCAAATGGCTCGCCTGGGCCTCCCCCGCGGCCGCTGTTTCCAAAGAAATACGCGCGGAGGAGAATGAAACCCGGAATATTTCCGACATACGGGAAGCCCTTGAAAAAGCGCGCGCAAACCTGCAGACGGGCGCGCCGGGCCCCCGGCCGGAAATACCTCCGGACTGGTTCCGCCTTGCGCCCGGGCTTTACCTCGCGGGAAACGGAGCTATAACGCTTCTGCACAGTAACGGGGGAATATATTCATACCCTTTCAAGGACGTTTCTTCTTCCGCGTACACAGCGCTCCCCGAAAACGAATCCCTGGAAGTATTCATTGACGAAATGCTCAAGCTCCGGTGCGCGCAGACCGCGCCCAACGACCCGCGCAAGGCCGTGTTTGAAAAACTTATAAACAGATGA